Proteins encoded within one genomic window of Ottowia sp. SB7-C50:
- the rimP gene encoding ribosome maturation factor RimP, whose translation MALQQTIDDTVRGLGFELIEVERSAGGLLRVTIDHPWTPGAPEQLITVEDCERVTRQLQYVLEVDNVDYKRLEVSSPGIDRPLRHVQDFERFEGELVDLTLKAPIGDAAAGQVHANRKKFRGALQRGEGSSWQIVWRDEPATKPGQRVSAKRPPAPEQALTFELDELQSARLAPVVDFKGRKSPAGNTENLE comes from the coding sequence GTGGCACTGCAGCAGACCATTGACGATACCGTGCGTGGGCTCGGTTTTGAATTGATCGAGGTGGAACGTTCCGCCGGGGGCTTGCTGCGCGTCACCATCGACCACCCTTGGACGCCCGGCGCGCCCGAGCAGCTGATCACCGTCGAGGATTGCGAGCGCGTCACGCGCCAGTTGCAGTATGTATTGGAAGTCGACAACGTCGATTACAAGCGGCTCGAAGTCTCGTCGCCCGGCATTGATCGCCCGCTGCGCCACGTGCAGGACTTCGAGCGTTTCGAGGGCGAACTGGTCGACCTGACGCTGAAGGCGCCCATTGGCGACGCGGCGGCAGGCCAGGTGCATGCCAACCGCAAGAAGTTTCGCGGTGCGCTGCAGCGCGGCGAAGGCAGCAGCTGGCAGATTGTGTGGCGCGACGAGCCGGCCACCAAGCCGGGCCAGCGCGTCAGCGCCAAGCGGCCGCCGGCGCCCGAGCAGGCGCTGACCTTCGAACTGGATGAATTGCAGTCGGCGCGGCTGGCGCCGGTGGTGGATTTCAAGGGACGCAAGTCGCCCGCAGGCAACACCGAAAACCTGGAATAA
- the nusA gene encoding transcription termination factor NusA, producing MNRELLMLVEAISREKNVERDVVFGAVEAALAQAAKKQYEGDVDIRVAIDRDTGVYETFRRWHVVPDEAGLQLPDQEILLFEAKEQIADIEVDEYIEEAVESVPIGRIGAMAAKQVILQKIRDAEREMLLSDFMSRGEKIFTGTVKRMDKGDILVESGRVEGRLRRSEMIPKENLRNGDRVRAMIMEVDLTLRGAPILLSRSAPEFMIELFRQEVPEIEQGLLEIKSCARDPGSRAKIAVLSHDKRVDPIGTCVGVRGTRVNAVTNELAGERVDIVLWSDDPAQFVIGALAPANVSSIVVDEEKHAMDVVVDEENLAIAIGRGGQNVRLASELTGWKINIMDANESAQKQAEETGSLRQLFMEKLDVDQEIADILIEEGFTSLEEVAYVPIQEMLDIESFDEETVEELRARAKDALLTQEIAREESVDSVSQDLRDLEGLTPDLIGRLAEAGVQTRDDLADLAIDELTEITGQSEEDARALILKAREHWFADQE from the coding sequence ATGAATCGCGAACTGTTGATGCTGGTCGAGGCGATCTCGCGCGAAAAGAACGTCGAACGCGACGTGGTGTTCGGCGCCGTCGAGGCTGCCCTGGCGCAGGCCGCCAAGAAGCAGTACGAGGGCGACGTCGACATCCGCGTGGCGATTGACCGCGACACCGGCGTGTACGAAACCTTCCGCCGTTGGCACGTGGTGCCCGACGAGGCCGGCCTGCAACTGCCCGACCAGGAAATCCTGCTGTTCGAGGCCAAGGAGCAGATCGCCGACATCGAGGTGGACGAATACATCGAAGAGGCCGTCGAATCGGTGCCCATCGGCCGCATCGGCGCCATGGCGGCCAAGCAGGTCATCCTGCAGAAAATCCGAGACGCCGAGCGCGAGATGCTGCTGAGCGACTTCATGAGCCGGGGCGAGAAGATCTTCACCGGCACCGTCAAGCGCATGGACAAGGGCGACATCCTGGTCGAGTCCGGCCGGGTGGAAGGCCGCCTGCGCCGCAGCGAAATGATCCCGAAGGAAAACCTGCGCAACGGCGACCGTGTGCGGGCCATGATCATGGAGGTCGACCTGACCCTGCGCGGCGCGCCCATCCTGCTGTCGCGCTCCGCCCCCGAGTTCATGATCGAGCTGTTCCGCCAGGAAGTGCCCGAGATCGAACAGGGCCTGCTCGAGATCAAGAGCTGCGCGCGCGACCCCGGCAGCCGCGCCAAGATCGCCGTGCTGAGCCACGACAAGCGGGTCGACCCCATCGGCACCTGCGTCGGCGTGCGTGGCACGCGCGTCAACGCCGTCACCAACGAGCTGGCGGGCGAGCGCGTCGACATCGTGCTGTGGTCCGACGACCCGGCGCAGTTCGTCATCGGCGCGCTGGCACCCGCCAACGTGTCGTCCATCGTGGTCGATGAAGAAAAGCACGCCATGGACGTGGTGGTGGACGAGGAAAACCTGGCCATCGCCATTGGCCGCGGCGGGCAGAACGTGCGCCTGGCGTCCGAACTGACGGGCTGGAAGATCAACATCATGGACGCCAACGAGTCGGCGCAGAAGCAGGCCGAGGAAACCGGTTCGCTGCGCCAGCTGTTCATGGAAAAGCTCGACGTCGACCAGGAAATCGCCGACATCCTGATCGAGGAAGGCTTCACCAGCCTCGAAGAAGTGGCCTACGTGCCGATCCAGGAAATGCTGGACATCGAGAGCTTCGACGAAGAAACCGTCGAGGAGCTGCGCGCCCGCGCCAAGGACGCGCTGCTGACGCAGGAAATCGCGCGCGAGGAAAGCGTCGATTCCGTGTCGCAGGACCTGCGTGACCTGGAAGGCCTGACGCCCGACCTGATTGGCCGACTGGCCGAAGCCGGCGTGCAGACGCGCGACGACCTGGCCGACCTGGCCATTGACGAATTGACCGAGATTACAGGGCAGTCTGAAGAGGACGCCCGCGCCCTGATCCTGAAGGCCCGCGAACACTGGTTCGCCGACCAAGAGTAA
- the infB gene encoding translation initiation factor IF-2: MTNTTVADFANELKRPTDALMEQLQAAGVVKQSASDPLTDSDKQKLLNYLQTSHGTDTAPRRKITLTKKTTSEIKQADATGKARTIQVEVRKKRTFIKRDDEPAPAPVEAPAPAAAAPAPAAAPVVPTIDAAELARREEEARRQAELLRRQEEDAQRRREREEQERAASTRDTAPAPAAAEAAAPAPVAEPVAAPEAPAPVAEPVEAAAPVATPEPAAAPAPAAPSADDEAARAREQEASRRKALAEAEAIRAMMSAPRKVLVAKKPEEKKADPAKGTLHKPAGGAAAKTGAPSGGQKEVKSAKLSSSWAGDPAKKKGIPTRGDSSGGVGRNNWRGGPRGRRGERDRDDHAQAAAPTEQRVLEVHVPETITVAELAHKMAIKASEVIKALMKMGQMVTINQPLDQDTAMIVVEEMGHTAVVAALDDPEAFTDDEVQAAAAEALPRPPVVTVMGHVDHGKTSLLDYIRRAKVAAGEAGGITQHIGAYHVSTPRGVVSFLDTPGHEAFTAMRARGAQATDIVILVVAADDGVMPQTREAIKHAKAAQVPIVVAITKSDKPEANPDKVKGELVGEEVVPEEFGGDSPFISVSSKTGQGIDDLLEQVLLQAEVLELKAPVEAAAKGLVIEASLDKGRGPVATVLVQSGTLKVGDVVLAGQTSGRVRAMLDENGKPTKSAGPSIPVEIQGLTEVPQAGDDFMVMADERRAREIATYRAGKFRNTKLAKQQAAKLENMFADMTAGEVKTLPIIIKADVQGSQEALSQSLLKLSTDEVKVQLVYTGVGGISESDINLAIASKAIVIGFNVRADVGARKLAEGNDIDIRYYSIIYDAVDELKTAMSGMLAPEQKEEVIGTAEIRTVFVASKIGTVAGSYITSGVVRRDAHFRLLRDNVVIYTGEIDSVKRLKDDVREVKEGFECGIKLKNYNDIKEGDQLEFFEIKQIARTL, translated from the coding sequence ATGACGAACACCACCGTTGCCGATTTCGCGAACGAACTCAAACGCCCGACTGACGCCTTGATGGAGCAGTTGCAGGCCGCCGGCGTGGTCAAGCAATCGGCGTCCGACCCGTTGACCGACAGCGACAAGCAGAAGCTGCTCAATTACCTGCAGACCAGCCACGGCACCGACACCGCGCCGCGCCGCAAGATCACGCTGACCAAGAAGACCACCAGCGAGATCAAGCAGGCCGACGCCACGGGCAAGGCGCGCACGATCCAGGTCGAGGTACGCAAGAAGCGCACCTTCATCAAGCGCGACGACGAGCCGGCGCCCGCGCCGGTCGAGGCGCCAGCGCCCGCTGCCGCGGCCCCCGCGCCTGCAGCGGCACCCGTGGTGCCCACCATCGACGCCGCCGAACTGGCCCGCCGCGAGGAAGAAGCGCGCCGCCAGGCCGAGTTGCTGCGCCGTCAGGAAGAAGACGCCCAGCGCCGCCGCGAACGCGAAGAGCAAGAGCGTGCGGCCAGCACGCGCGACACGGCACCCGCCCCAGCCGCTGCCGAAGCGGCAGCGCCCGCGCCGGTCGCTGAACCCGTGGCCGCGCCCGAAGCGCCGGCTCCGGTTGCGGAGCCTGTTGAAGCGGCAGCCCCCGTGGCGACGCCGGAACCCGCCGCCGCGCCTGCGCCTGCCGCGCCCAGCGCGGACGACGAGGCGGCGCGCGCCCGCGAGCAGGAAGCCAGCCGCCGCAAGGCGCTGGCCGAGGCCGAGGCCATTCGCGCCATGATGAGCGCCCCGCGCAAGGTGCTGGTGGCCAAGAAGCCCGAAGAGAAAAAGGCCGACCCGGCCAAGGGCACGCTGCACAAGCCGGCTGGCGGCGCAGCGGCCAAGACCGGCGCGCCCAGCGGTGGCCAGAAGGAAGTCAAGTCGGCCAAGCTGTCGTCCAGCTGGGCGGGCGATCCGGCCAAGAAGAAGGGCATCCCTACCCGTGGCGACAGCTCGGGCGGCGTGGGCCGCAACAACTGGCGCGGAGGCCCGCGCGGCCGCCGTGGCGAGCGTGATCGCGACGACCACGCCCAGGCCGCAGCGCCCACCGAGCAGCGCGTGCTGGAAGTGCACGTGCCCGAAACCATCACCGTGGCCGAGCTGGCGCACAAGATGGCGATCAAGGCGTCCGAAGTCATCAAGGCGCTGATGAAGATGGGCCAGATGGTCACCATCAACCAGCCGCTGGACCAGGACACGGCCATGATCGTGGTCGAGGAAATGGGCCACACCGCCGTGGTGGCGGCGCTGGACGACCCCGAAGCCTTCACCGACGACGAAGTGCAGGCCGCCGCGGCCGAAGCGCTGCCGCGCCCGCCGGTCGTCACCGTCATGGGCCACGTCGACCACGGCAAGACCTCGCTGCTGGACTACATCCGCCGCGCCAAGGTGGCGGCGGGCGAGGCCGGCGGCATCACGCAGCACATCGGCGCCTACCACGTCAGTACGCCGCGGGGCGTGGTGTCGTTCCTCGACACGCCCGGCCACGAGGCCTTCACCGCCATGCGTGCCCGCGGTGCGCAGGCTACCGACATCGTCATCCTGGTGGTGGCGGCCGACGACGGCGTCATGCCGCAGACGCGCGAAGCCATCAAGCACGCCAAGGCGGCGCAGGTGCCCATCGTGGTGGCCATCACCAAGTCCGACAAGCCCGAAGCCAACCCCGACAAGGTCAAGGGCGAGCTGGTCGGCGAAGAAGTCGTGCCCGAGGAATTCGGCGGCGATTCGCCGTTCATCTCCGTGTCGAGCAAGACCGGCCAGGGCATCGACGACCTGCTGGAGCAGGTGCTGCTGCAGGCCGAGGTGCTCGAGCTCAAGGCGCCGGTCGAAGCCGCCGCCAAGGGCCTGGTCATCGAAGCCAGCCTGGACAAGGGCCGCGGTCCGGTCGCCACCGTGCTGGTGCAATCCGGCACGCTGAAGGTGGGCGACGTGGTGCTGGCCGGCCAGACCAGCGGCCGCGTGCGCGCCATGCTGGACGAAAACGGCAAGCCGACCAAGTCGGCCGGCCCGTCGATCCCGGTCGAAATCCAGGGCCTGACCGAAGTGCCCCAGGCGGGCGACGACTTCATGGTGATGGCCGACGAGCGACGTGCGCGCGAAATCGCCACCTACCGCGCCGGCAAGTTCCGCAACACCAAGCTGGCCAAGCAGCAGGCCGCCAAGCTGGAAAACATGTTCGCCGACATGACGGCGGGCGAGGTCAAGACCCTGCCCATCATCATCAAGGCCGACGTGCAGGGCTCGCAGGAAGCGCTGTCGCAGTCGCTGCTCAAGCTGTCGACCGACGAAGTCAAGGTGCAGCTGGTGTACACCGGCGTCGGCGGCATCAGCGAATCCGACATCAACCTGGCGATTGCGTCCAAGGCCATCGTCATCGGCTTCAACGTGCGTGCCGACGTCGGCGCGCGCAAGCTGGCCGAAGGCAACGACATCGACATCCGCTACTACAGCATCATCTACGACGCCGTGGACGAGCTGAAGACGGCCATGTCCGGCATGCTGGCGCCCGAGCAGAAGGAAGAAGTCATCGGCACCGCCGAAATCCGCACCGTGTTCGTGGCCTCCAAGATCGGCACCGTCGCCGGCTCGTACATCACCAGCGGCGTGGTGCGGCGCGATGCGCATTTCCGCCTGCTGCGCGACAACGTGGTCATCTACACCGGCGAGATCGATTCGGTCAAGCGGCTCAAGGACGACGTGCGCGAAGTCAAGGAAGGCTTCGAGTGCGGTATCAAGCTCAAGAACTACAACGACATCAAAGAGGGCGATCAGCTCGAGTTCTTCGAGATCAAGCAGATCGCGCGGACGCTGTAA